The Niastella koreensis GR20-10 genome includes a window with the following:
- a CDS encoding fatty acid desaturase family protein: MTHQEILRKVAWKDLKSLSIKEMLIENNLTIPWFVLSMIFAYYGYYLFALPFSAFFFLTGLRQVHNGFHNSLGTNKFLTWLSLYLNSILMIVSIHAVKFNHIRHHKYCLSEEDYEGKSAGMTWYGAILYGPVHMFLIHKVTLQLGNKNYRRNVILELISIALFVAFVFYFKIAFLIYHIIVMLIGEFLMAFFAVWTVHHDTHDAPELARTQRSGWKNKITFSMFYHLEHHLFPAVPTIKLPELAKRIDEVLPEIEKKNTF, encoded by the coding sequence ATGACCCACCAGGAAATACTCCGCAAAGTAGCATGGAAAGACCTGAAAAGCCTAAGCATCAAAGAAATGCTCATTGAAAACAACCTCACTATCCCCTGGTTCGTTTTGTCAATGATCTTTGCTTATTACGGATATTATTTATTTGCATTGCCTTTCTCGGCATTTTTCTTTCTTACCGGGCTGCGACAGGTGCACAATGGCTTTCACAATTCGCTGGGCACAAATAAATTCCTCACCTGGCTGTCGTTGTATCTCAATAGCATATTGATGATCGTTTCCATACATGCGGTAAAATTCAATCACATCAGGCACCACAAATATTGTTTGTCTGAAGAGGATTATGAAGGCAAATCGGCCGGTATGACCTGGTATGGCGCTATTTTGTACGGTCCCGTTCACATGTTCCTTATTCATAAAGTAACCCTGCAACTGGGCAACAAAAATTACCGGCGAAATGTGATCCTGGAACTTATTTCCATCGCGCTTTTCGTAGCATTCGTGTTCTATTTTAAAATAGCCTTTCTCATCTATCATATTATTGTGATGCTCATTGGTGAATTCCTGATGGCTTTTTTCGCCGTCTGGACGGTTCACCACGATACCCATGATGCGCCTGAACTGGCCAGAACACAACGTTCGGGCTGGAAGAACAAGATCACCTTTAGCATGTTCTATCATTTGGAACATCATTTATTTCCAGCTGTTCCTACCATTAAATTACCAGAGCTGGCCAAACGCATCGACGAAGTATTGCCTGAAATTGAAAAGAAGAATACCTTTTAA
- a CDS encoding SRPBCC family protein translates to MANFMTNLIEKTVVINALTTNVWKALTQPFLMKQWMGEEEMNLHIQTSWAVNTPITISGFHHLPFVNKGTILEFDEERVLSYSHNSSLSRLPDEPENYSVIKFNLSPADAQTALTVTISNFPTETIYKHLEFYWQSTIVLLKKFVENTNLI, encoded by the coding sequence ATGGCAAACTTCATGACAAACCTGATCGAAAAAACAGTAGTAATAAATGCGCTGACTACTAATGTTTGGAAAGCTTTGACCCAACCGTTCCTGATGAAACAATGGATGGGGGAAGAAGAGATGAACCTGCATATTCAAACCAGTTGGGCTGTTAACACGCCCATTACGATCTCGGGTTTTCATCACCTGCCCTTTGTTAACAAAGGCACCATATTAGAATTTGATGAAGAAAGGGTGTTGAGTTATTCGCACAACAGCTCTTTGTCGCGCCTGCCCGATGAGCCGGAAAACTATTCCGTTATAAAATTCAATCTCTCCCCTGCCGACGCACAAACCGCGTTAACAGTTACCATCAGCAATTTTCCCACAGAAACCATTTACAAGCACCTGGAGTTTTACTGGCAGTCTACCATTGTATTGCTAAAAAAATTCGTAGAAAACACCAACCTCATTTAA
- a CDS encoding ATP-dependent Clp protease adaptor ClpS: MAIDAPVKPHYEEDTDVLTSLDEPYSLIVWNDEVNTFEWVIETLVEVCGHTAEQAEQCAYIIHFQGKYAVKQGSYDDLKPQCDAITDRGIGATLEVLA; this comes from the coding sequence ATGGCTATTGATGCGCCGGTTAAACCACATTATGAAGAGGATACAGATGTACTTACCTCATTGGACGAACCATACAGTTTGATTGTATGGAACGATGAAGTAAATACATTTGAATGGGTTATTGAAACCCTGGTAGAAGTGTGCGGCCATACAGCCGAACAGGCTGAACAATGCGCTTACATCATCCACTTTCAGGGTAAATATGCTGTAAAGCAGGGTTCTTACGACGATTTAAAACCACAATGCGATGCCATTACCGACCGTGGCATTGGCGCCACTCTTGAGGTATTAGCTTAA
- the aat gene encoding leucyl/phenylalanyl-tRNA--protein transferase, translating into MPLFALDNELVFPPVHLAEPDGLLAVGGDLSTERLLLAYRQGIFPWYEGQHILWWCPNPRFIITPSMLKVSKSMKQLFKKEAFTFTINKAFSEVINNCKSISRPGQSGTWITNTVKEAYTRLHRLGFAHSAEVWLNNELVGGLYGIRMGKVFFGESMFSKVSNASKYAFISYVHVLEQEDVQLIDCQVYTEHLESLGACMIPRDDFIQLLQELIP; encoded by the coding sequence ATGCCTTTATTTGCATTGGATAATGAATTAGTATTTCCCCCTGTTCACCTGGCTGAACCGGATGGCCTATTGGCGGTTGGCGGTGATCTTTCTACCGAACGTTTATTACTGGCTTACCGGCAGGGCATTTTTCCCTGGTACGAAGGACAACATATTTTGTGGTGGTGTCCCAATCCGCGTTTCATAATAACCCCCTCCATGCTGAAGGTGAGCAAAAGCATGAAACAATTATTCAAAAAAGAAGCGTTCACCTTTACTATCAATAAAGCATTTTCTGAAGTTATCAATAATTGTAAAAGCATTAGCCGGCCCGGTCAAAGCGGCACCTGGATCACTAATACCGTGAAGGAAGCCTATACCCGCTTACACCGCCTGGGATTTGCGCACAGCGCAGAAGTGTGGCTGAATAACGAACTGGTGGGTGGTTTGTATGGAATAAGAATGGGTAAAGTGTTTTTTGGCGAAAGCATGTTCAGCAAAGTAAGTAACGCCAGCAAATATGCTTTTATCAGTTATGTGCACGTACTGGAACAGGAAGATGTGCAGCTGATCGATTGCCAGGTGTATACCGAGCATTTGGAAAGCCTCGGCGCCTGTATGATTCCCCGGGATGATTTTATTCAATTATTACAAGAACTTATACCTTAG
- a CDS encoding exonuclease domain-containing protein, whose protein sequence is MYAIVDIETTGGYAANNDITEIAIVLHDGQSVINRFETLVRPVRTIPYYIQVLTGISNDMVAEAPTFEEVAPQIFELLTGKIFVAHNVNFDYSFLKHHFSAAGYELNLNKLCTVRLTKKVFPGLPSYSLGNLCNHFGIAVYNRHRAGGDTDATVRLLEHLLLHNAEPHIQQFIKRGAREQSLPPNLPKEQVEQLPYTPGVYYFHNQTGKVIYVGKAKNLKYRVSSHFTHNGSGKQRQDFLRNIFSITYETTPTELMAFILESVEIKRLWPEFNSSQKRFAHIYGLYMFEDSGGYIRLAIDKKKKHMQPLYTFNLLLEGHRLLNKIIEQFSLCAKLCFMQTAPGPCTGTSDNTCLGACEHKEPVDAYNARVHEALEWLEERLPTFAVVDAGNERDERSCILMEKGKFYGMGYIPADAGITSREELKNYLKQYPENDYIRGLVYQYVERFPNKKILF, encoded by the coding sequence ATGTACGCTATCGTTGATATAGAAACTACCGGCGGGTACGCAGCCAATAACGATATAACGGAGATCGCTATTGTGTTGCATGATGGACAATCTGTGATAAACCGGTTTGAAACCCTGGTGAGGCCGGTGCGTACCATCCCGTATTATATACAGGTTTTAACGGGTATCTCCAACGATATGGTGGCCGAAGCACCTACTTTTGAAGAAGTGGCCCCGCAAATATTTGAGCTGTTGACCGGGAAGATCTTTGTGGCCCACAATGTAAACTTCGATTATTCCTTTTTAAAACATCATTTCAGTGCAGCAGGGTACGAGCTGAATTTAAACAAGCTGTGTACCGTTCGCCTTACGAAGAAAGTGTTCCCCGGTTTGCCTTCTTACAGCCTGGGTAATCTGTGTAATCATTTTGGTATTGCCGTTTACAACCGGCACCGGGCCGGCGGCGATACCGATGCCACCGTACGTTTACTGGAACACCTGCTGCTACATAACGCTGAGCCACATATACAGCAGTTTATAAAACGGGGCGCCAGGGAGCAATCGCTGCCCCCCAACCTGCCTAAAGAACAGGTGGAACAGTTGCCGTATACCCCGGGTGTTTATTATTTCCATAATCAAACCGGTAAGGTTATTTATGTGGGCAAGGCCAAGAACCTGAAGTACCGGGTAAGCAGTCACTTCACGCACAATGGTTCTGGTAAACAACGGCAGGACTTTCTGCGGAATATTTTCAGCATTACCTATGAAACCACTCCTACCGAACTGATGGCTTTTATTCTGGAAAGCGTGGAAATAAAACGCCTGTGGCCGGAGTTCAACAGCAGCCAGAAACGGTTCGCCCATATCTATGGTTTGTATATGTTTGAAGACAGTGGCGGCTACATCAGGCTGGCCATCGACAAAAAGAAAAAACACATGCAGCCGTTGTATACCTTCAACCTGTTGCTGGAAGGGCATCGCCTGCTGAACAAAATAATAGAACAGTTTTCTTTATGCGCCAAATTATGCTTTATGCAAACGGCCCCTGGTCCCTGTACCGGAACCAGCGATAATACCTGCCTGGGCGCCTGCGAGCATAAAGAACCGGTAGATGCCTATAATGCACGGGTACACGAAGCATTGGAATGGCTGGAAGAGCGGCTGCCTACTTTTGCGGTGGTAGATGCCGGTAATGAACGGGATGAACGCAGCTGCATTTTAATGGAGAAAGGAAAGTTCTACGGCATGGGTTACATTCCGGCCGACGCAGGTATTACCAGCCGCGAAGAATTAAAAAATTACCTGAAGCAATACCCGGAGAATGATTATATCCGGGGGCTGGTGTATCAGTATGTGGAGCGGTTTCCAAATAAGAAGATTTTGTTTTAA
- a CDS encoding valine--tRNA ligase translates to MELSKNYQPEGVEDKWIKHWKSKRYFNSTPDERKPFTVVIPPPNVTGVLHMGHTLNETVQDILVRKARMSGFNACWVPGSDHASIATESKVVQMLEKEKGIKKSDLTREEFLKHAYEWKEKYGGIIYHQIEKLGCSVDWDRVSFTMDADYYKAVIKVFIDLYNKKMIYRGARMINWDPAAKTALSDEEVEYKEIQGKLYYVKYAVAGADGQPTAEFVTIATQRPETIMGDSAVCVNPNDERFAHLKGKKVIVPLVNRAVPVIFDEYVDPAFGTGALKVTPAHDINDYNLGLKHNLAVIDTLNEDGTLNANAEVFIGMERFAARKKVVDTLQEQGLLLKEEAYTTRIGLSQRSMAVVEPRISTQWFVTMKPLAEKALVAVTSGDVKIHPGEKFMATYKYWLENIKDWCISRQLWWGQRIPAWYDDKGNCYVAETEEEAVRQWATNTNSINPSGKIDNPYTVHPLKQDDDVLDTWFSSWLWPMEVFKGITHPGNPDINYYYPGSVLVTGQDIIFFWVARMIMAGMEFMDMKPFSDVYFTGMVRDKLGRKMSKQLNNSPDLLMLIDKFGADAVRFGIMISAPAGNDLLFDETSPEQGSKFNNKMWNALKLVKMWEAKVGNRQSAIGNEQTPFAITWFENRLQQAKAEIEQHYKDFKLSEGLKTLYSLIWTDFCSWYLEWVKPPMDQPIDKTVYEKTVSFFTELLQLLHPYMPFVTEELYHLLAPRTEDLCIKQFTPAQTYDAIVLREGELLKDVITGLRDVRIKNQIKTIEPIKLYIQSDNNELYKAIETILLKQVNIEQISFVTEPVVQTITTVIDKDKFYIETERPVDNSAQKDQLLKDLDYYKKFLESVNKKLSNERFVQSARPDVVQLEQKKKTDAEEKIKAIEESLSNL, encoded by the coding sequence ATGGAACTAAGCAAGAATTATCAGCCCGAAGGCGTAGAGGACAAATGGATTAAGCATTGGAAATCAAAAAGATATTTCAACAGTACCCCCGATGAGCGCAAGCCGTTCACCGTGGTGATACCCCCACCCAACGTTACCGGGGTATTGCACATGGGGCACACCCTCAACGAAACGGTGCAGGACATACTGGTGCGCAAGGCCCGCATGAGCGGCTTTAACGCCTGCTGGGTACCCGGCAGCGACCATGCTTCTATTGCCACAGAAAGCAAGGTGGTGCAAATGCTGGAAAAGGAAAAAGGCATCAAAAAAAGCGACCTCACCCGCGAGGAGTTCCTGAAACATGCTTATGAATGGAAAGAAAAATACGGCGGCATCATTTACCACCAGATCGAAAAACTAGGCTGCAGTGTTGACTGGGACCGCGTTTCCTTTACCATGGACGCCGATTATTACAAGGCTGTTATCAAGGTTTTTATCGACCTCTACAATAAAAAAATGATCTACCGCGGCGCCCGTATGATCAACTGGGACCCCGCCGCCAAAACCGCCCTCAGCGATGAGGAAGTGGAATACAAGGAAATTCAGGGTAAACTATATTACGTAAAATACGCCGTAGCCGGGGCCGATGGCCAGCCTACCGCTGAATTTGTTACCATTGCCACCCAGCGTCCGGAAACCATCATGGGCGACTCGGCCGTGTGCGTAAACCCCAATGACGAACGTTTTGCCCACCTGAAAGGCAAAAAAGTGATCGTTCCCCTGGTAAACCGCGCCGTTCCGGTGATCTTCGACGAGTATGTTGATCCCGCATTTGGTACCGGCGCCCTGAAGGTTACGCCCGCACACGACATCAACGACTATAACCTGGGGTTGAAACACAACCTCGCCGTAATTGATACCCTTAACGAGGATGGCACCCTGAACGCAAACGCCGAAGTATTTATAGGTATGGAGCGTTTTGCCGCCCGTAAAAAGGTAGTGGATACGTTGCAGGAGCAGGGTTTGCTTCTAAAAGAAGAGGCGTACACCACCCGCATCGGGCTGTCGCAACGCAGCATGGCGGTAGTAGAGCCCCGCATTTCAACCCAATGGTTTGTGACCATGAAGCCGCTGGCCGAAAAAGCATTGGTTGCCGTAACCAGTGGCGATGTAAAAATTCACCCGGGCGAAAAATTCATGGCCACCTACAAATACTGGCTGGAAAATATTAAAGACTGGTGCATCAGCCGTCAGCTGTGGTGGGGTCAACGCATTCCCGCCTGGTACGACGACAAAGGCAATTGCTATGTAGCGGAAACCGAAGAAGAAGCTGTTCGCCAATGGGCTACCAATACCAATTCCATCAATCCATCTGGCAAGATAGATAATCCATACACCGTGCATCCCCTGAAACAGGACGATGATGTGCTGGACACCTGGTTCTCGAGCTGGTTATGGCCTATGGAGGTTTTCAAAGGAATAACCCATCCCGGCAATCCCGATATCAACTACTACTACCCTGGTTCGGTACTGGTAACCGGTCAGGACATCATCTTCTTCTGGGTAGCCAGAATGATTATGGCGGGCATGGAATTCATGGATATGAAACCATTCAGTGATGTGTATTTTACCGGAATGGTGCGTGATAAGCTCGGCCGAAAAATGAGTAAGCAGCTGAACAACTCCCCCGATCTGCTGATGCTGATCGATAAGTTCGGCGCCGATGCGGTTCGCTTTGGGATCATGATCAGCGCTCCTGCAGGTAACGACCTGTTGTTTGATGAAACTTCTCCCGAACAGGGAAGTAAATTCAATAATAAGATGTGGAATGCGCTGAAGCTGGTGAAAATGTGGGAAGCCAAGGTCGGCAATCGGCAATCGGCAATCGGCAATGAGCAAACACCTTTTGCAATAACCTGGTTCGAAAACAGGTTGCAACAGGCTAAAGCGGAAATTGAACAACACTATAAAGACTTCAAACTTAGTGAAGGATTAAAAACCCTTTATTCACTGATCTGGACCGACTTCTGTAGCTGGTACCTGGAATGGGTGAAACCCCCAATGGACCAGCCTATCGACAAAACGGTGTATGAAAAAACAGTTTCATTCTTCACTGAACTGTTGCAATTATTGCATCCTTATATGCCGTTTGTTACCGAAGAGCTCTATCATTTGCTGGCGCCCCGCACCGAAGACCTGTGCATAAAACAATTTACACCGGCCCAAACTTATGACGCCATTGTATTGCGTGAAGGTGAATTGTTAAAAGATGTTATAACCGGCCTGCGTGATGTAAGAATCAAGAACCAGATCAAAACAATAGAGCCGATTAAACTGTATATACAGAGCGACAACAATGAGCTGTACAAAGCCATTGAAACCATATTACTTAAACAGGTAAATATCGAGCAAATATCTTTTGTTACAGAACCTGTAGTGCAAACCATTACAACGGTGATTGACAAAGATAAATTCTATATTGAAACTGAACGCCCCGTAGATAACAGCGCCCAAAAAGACCAATTATTAAAGGACCTGGACTACTACAAAAAGTTCCTCGAGTCAGTTAATAAAAAGTTAAGCAATGAACGCTTCGTACAATCTGCAAGGCCGGATGTCGTTCAATTAGAGCAAAAGAAAAAAACGGATGCTGAAGAAAAGATCAAGGCCATCGAGGAAAGCCTTTCAAACCTCTAA
- a CDS encoding phosphatase PAP2 family protein yields MLLGAVCFCCFKPKAVAQSNKYSLDQHILMEFQEGRNVGKTRVMEGISNTTEFASVAVPAAILVAGLIDNNSSTIKKGLYLAESAAASTFITFGMKYAFQRSRPYLVTPGLTKVSGGGGPSFPSGHTSVAFATATSLTLAYPKWYVAVPAYAWAASVGYSRMYLGVHYPSDVLAGAVIGAGSAWLMYKANKWLFKKKPGVNELRPAF; encoded by the coding sequence ATGCTGCTTGGCGCAGTATGCTTTTGTTGTTTCAAACCGAAAGCAGTAGCGCAAAGCAACAAGTACAGTCTCGATCAACACATTTTAATGGAGTTCCAGGAAGGCCGCAATGTTGGCAAAACCCGGGTAATGGAAGGTATTTCCAATACCACGGAATTTGCAAGTGTTGCCGTGCCGGCCGCCATACTGGTGGCAGGGCTTATCGACAACAACAGCTCTACCATTAAAAAGGGATTGTACCTGGCCGAATCGGCCGCCGCCAGCACCTTTATTACCTTCGGCATGAAGTATGCCTTTCAACGGTCGCGCCCTTACCTGGTAACGCCCGGACTTACCAAAGTAAGCGGGGGCGGTGGTCCCTCTTTTCCATCGGGACATACCTCTGTGGCCTTTGCCACTGCTACCTCATTAACCCTGGCCTATCCCAAATGGTACGTAGCGGTTCCGGCTTACGCCTGGGCCGCCTCAGTAGGTTATTCAAGAATGTACCTGGGCGTGCATTACCCCAGCGATGTACTGGCAGGCGCCGTAATTGGGGCCGGAAGCGCCTGGCTAATGTACAAAGCCAACAAGTGGTTGTTCAAAAAGAAACCTGGTGTTAATGAGCTGCGTCCGGCGTTTTAG
- a CDS encoding phosphatase PAP2 family protein: MRIRYLLLFVVCLSFIQPAAHAQRVSLDMQVLDEMMENRHEDPVEFYQHVSNTTNYISMLVPASVLATGLVRGDKITINKGLYLAETLVASTLITTGLKETFKRNRPFKDHPWIIPASDGGSPSFPSGHTSEAFATATSLTMAYPKWYVAVPAFAWASTVGYSRMYLGVHYPSDVLAGAIVGAGSAWLMWKANKWLAHKKAAPVPVN, encoded by the coding sequence ATGCGCATCCGATACCTCTTACTATTTGTAGTGTGCTTATCGTTTATACAACCAGCCGCCCATGCCCAACGCGTCAGCCTCGATATGCAGGTGCTTGATGAAATGATGGAGAACCGGCATGAAGACCCGGTTGAGTTTTATCAGCACGTTTCCAACACCACCAATTACATAAGTATGCTGGTGCCGGCATCGGTACTGGCAACAGGCCTTGTTCGCGGCGACAAGATCACCATCAACAAAGGATTATATTTGGCAGAAACCCTGGTTGCCTCCACCCTTATTACAACCGGGTTAAAAGAAACTTTTAAACGTAACAGGCCGTTCAAAGACCATCCCTGGATAATTCCCGCCAGTGACGGCGGCAGCCCCTCCTTTCCATCGGGCCATACTTCCGAAGCCTTTGCTACCGCCACCTCACTAACTATGGCTTATCCCAAATGGTATGTAGCCGTACCAGCCTTTGCCTGGGCCTCCACCGTTGGGTATTCGCGCATGTACCTGGGCGTTCACTATCCCAGCGATGTATTAGCAGGCGCCATTGTTGGGGCCGGAAGTGCGTGGCTGATGTGGAAGGCGAATAAGTGGCTGGCGCATAAAAAAGCAGCGCCGGTTCCGGTTAACTAA
- a CDS encoding STAS domain-containing protein → MKHDISRLLQKKKKNIIEDWMNMQLADAGLREDLMSNDELREQSAELLDALLKALTSENLSDFNTEGFNTVYEILSGISISRARQGFSPRETGIFVFSLKDAILKSLIVELSNDQEALVETLIVMNKLLDNLGIVTFETYIKGREEVILRQSDEISEISTPVIRVWDGILALPIIGTLDSARTQVVMESLLQNIVDTGSTIAILDISGVPAVDSLVAQHIIKTVAATRLMGAECIISGIRPEIAQTVVHLGIDLSSIVTKASLANALKYAFAMLKLDVKRIQKDK, encoded by the coding sequence ATGAAGCACGACATTTCCAGGCTCCTCCAAAAGAAAAAGAAAAATATTATAGAAGATTGGATGAACATGCAGCTCGCGGATGCGGGATTACGCGAAGATTTGATGAGTAACGATGAGCTGCGCGAACAGAGTGCTGAGTTGTTGGACGCGTTGTTAAAAGCGCTCACGTCTGAGAATTTAAGCGATTTCAATACCGAGGGCTTCAACACGGTGTATGAAATTCTCTCCGGCATTTCCATCTCCCGCGCCCGGCAGGGGTTCTCGCCCCGCGAAACCGGCATCTTCGTGTTTAGTCTCAAAGACGCCATCTTAAAATCATTGATTGTCGAATTATCGAACGACCAGGAAGCGCTGGTAGAGACCCTGATTGTTATGAATAAACTGCTCGACAATCTTGGCATTGTAACCTTCGAGACCTACATAAAAGGCCGGGAAGAAGTGATTTTGCGGCAATCCGATGAGATCTCCGAGATCTCTACACCCGTTATCAGGGTATGGGACGGCATTCTGGCGCTGCCTATCATTGGTACGCTTGATAGCGCCCGCACCCAGGTGGTAATGGAAAGCCTGTTGCAGAACATAGTCGATACCGGCAGTACCATTGCCATTCTCGATATCTCCGGCGTACCGGCGGTTGACTCCCTGGTGGCCCAGCACATAATTAAAACGGTGGCCGCTACCCGCTTAATGGGAGCAGAATGCATCATCAGCGGCATACGCCCGGAAATTGCACAAACCGTTGTTCACCTCGGTATCGACCTCTCCAGCATAGTTACCAAGGCAAGCCTGGCCAATGCTTTAAAGTATGCTTTTGCCATGCTGAAATTAGATGTTAAACGTATTCAAAAAGATAAATAG
- a CDS encoding STAS domain-containing protein has product MDRIPILRMGNFLLVTIQIDLYDRLATNLESDLVQMVNKTEAKGVLIDISALSIVDSFMGRILGNIGNMARIMDAETVVVGMQPAVAITLVELGLELKGVHTALNVVKGMELLRNKINDLDTGENDEESAEEIATNEDSTE; this is encoded by the coding sequence ATGGACAGGATACCTATTCTCAGAATGGGGAATTTTTTACTCGTTACTATACAGATCGATCTGTATGATCGCCTTGCTACCAACCTAGAGAGCGACCTGGTACAAATGGTTAATAAAACGGAGGCTAAAGGTGTTTTGATAGATATTTCCGCCCTTAGTATTGTTGATTCGTTTATGGGTCGCATTTTAGGCAACATTGGCAACATGGCGCGCATTATGGATGCGGAAACAGTGGTGGTGGGCATGCAACCTGCCGTTGCCATTACCCTGGTTGAATTGGGGCTGGAATTAAAAGGCGTTCATACGGCACTGAATGTAGTAAAAGGTATGGAGTTGTTACGAAACAAAATTAATGACCTTGATACCGGTGAAAATGACGAAGAGTCGGCAGAAGAAATAGCAACCAATGAGGATAGTACTGAATAA
- a CDS encoding anti-sigma regulatory factor: protein MRIVLNKDSMKIEKEQDVVPFRNRVKEYAVKIGMSVVNQTKLITAASELVRNMLKYAGGGETKIEVISEGRNSGIRLVFEDKGPGIADIALAMKDGFSTGKSLGLGLPGTKRLVNEFDIKSSVGEGTIVTIIKWKNG, encoded by the coding sequence ATGAGGATAGTACTGAATAAGGACTCCATGAAAATAGAAAAGGAACAGGACGTTGTTCCTTTTCGCAACCGCGTAAAAGAATACGCGGTAAAAATTGGAATGAGTGTTGTCAATCAAACCAAATTAATAACGGCAGCCAGCGAACTGGTAAGGAATATGTTGAAATATGCCGGTGGCGGCGAAACGAAAATAGAAGTGATCAGCGAAGGCCGCAACAGCGGCATTCGGCTGGTCTTTGAAGATAAAGGTCCTGGTATAGCCGACATTGCACTGGCTATGAAAGATGGCTTTTCAACCGGCAAAAGCCTGGGCCTTGGCCTGCCGGGCACAAAAAGACTGGTAAACGAATTCGACATTAAGAGCAGCGTTGGTGAAGGCACTATCGTTACAATAATTAAATGGAAAAATGGTTGA
- a CDS encoding ATP-binding SpoIIE family protein phosphatase, producing MVDNAHVLFKANDRSYFAILKKEIRALAHTLNFNERQIGEIDIIVAEMASNLVKHAGGGQILARLVRHNDNEGIELISIDNGAGINDVNKMVRDGESTGNTLGLGLGAMQRLSDTFQIYSVKSWGTIILCRKYVNGLTLHLKPPFAEIRSVVVPKPGETKCGDSFFHIENKNHIKLFLADGLGHGAEAARAVQEAGIAFANCQELDPPDILRYINLNVRKTRGLVGTVAIYDIAKKTWNLCGVGNISTKISGPTMSKNYMSYNGIIGLNLPRVMNSHQIVHEKGQYLIMCSDGLRSRWETLKYTGILRYDLTILAASLNKDFTRTTDDSSVAICKINT from the coding sequence ATGGTTGATAATGCACATGTGCTGTTTAAAGCAAACGACAGAAGCTATTTTGCCATCTTAAAAAAAGAGATCCGCGCGCTTGCCCACACCCTCAACTTTAACGAACGCCAGATTGGAGAAATAGACATCATTGTTGCTGAGATGGCCAGCAACCTGGTGAAGCATGCCGGGGGCGGACAAATCCTCGCCAGGCTGGTTCGCCACAACGACAATGAGGGTATCGAGCTTATCAGCATTGATAACGGAGCTGGTATTAATGATGTAAATAAAATGGTGCGGGATGGAGAAAGTACCGGGAATACCCTGGGTCTTGGCCTCGGCGCCATGCAACGGCTGTCAGATACTTTTCAGATCTACTCAGTGAAAAGCTGGGGCACAATTATTTTATGCCGGAAATATGTTAACGGATTAACGCTTCATTTAAAACCACCCTTCGCAGAAATAAGATCGGTAGTAGTTCCAAAGCCCGGAGAAACGAAGTGCGGGGATAGTTTCTTCCATATTGAAAACAAAAATCATATAAAGCTTTTCCTGGCCGATGGCCTGGGACATGGCGCAGAAGCCGCCCGGGCAGTACAGGAAGCAGGTATTGCTTTTGCCAATTGTCAGGAGCTGGACCCTCCTGATATTTTACGTTATATCAATTTGAACGTTCGTAAAACAAGAGGACTGGTAGGCACCGTGGCCATTTATGATATCGCAAAAAAAACCTGGAACCTGTGCGGGGTTGGCAACATTTCCACTAAAATTAGTGGTCCCACAATGAGTAAAAATTATATGTCTTATAACGGCATTATAGGTTTAAATCTGCCGCGGGTAATGAACAGTCATCAGATCGTGCATGAAAAAGGTCAGTATTTAATCATGTGCAGTGATGGCCTTCGCAGCCGGTGGGAAACGTTAAAGTATACCGGCATCTTACGATACGACCTTACTATACTGGCGGCATCACTGAACAAAGATTTTACCCGTACTACCGACGATTCATCTGTAGCGATCTGTAAAATAAACACCTGA